A single region of the Leptothrix cholodnii SP-6 genome encodes:
- a CDS encoding carbonic anhydrase, translated as MTRPLISCFSAALMGRGLAALLLCAAVGAAGASDGAHPSPDRGAKAAPASRAAAARGQGAALEVSLDELRDRLASRVAEVRDAQARTPLLKVSVKGDKPLKVAGDGHAPTAAAARSHAGAKGAKPDAVAHAAAPAVVHAVVHADAGHPHWSYQGDAGPAAWASLKPEFASCGNGQRQSPIDIRDGIKVELDAVQYDYRPSRFTVIDNGHTVQVNVAPGNSIEVTGRRYELLQFHFHRPSEERINGRQFDMVAHLVHKDPQGRLAVVAVLLQQGRQHPLVQLVWNSLPLEQNDETPAPVPLDLNMLLPEDRRYYTYMGSLTTPPCSEGVLWMVLKQPAQLSPEQVAVFARLYPMNARPIQQAGGRIIKESN; from the coding sequence ATGACCCGCCCGCTGATTTCATGTTTCTCCGCCGCCCTGATGGGCCGCGGCCTGGCCGCCTTGCTGCTGTGCGCTGCCGTCGGCGCGGCCGGCGCCAGCGATGGCGCCCATCCGAGCCCTGACCGCGGCGCCAAGGCCGCGCCCGCCAGCCGTGCCGCTGCGGCCAGGGGTCAGGGTGCCGCCCTGGAAGTCTCGCTCGACGAGCTGCGCGACCGCCTCGCCAGCCGTGTCGCCGAAGTGCGCGACGCGCAGGCGCGCACGCCGCTGCTGAAGGTGTCCGTCAAGGGAGACAAGCCGCTGAAGGTCGCCGGCGACGGCCATGCCCCGACGGCTGCGGCGGCGCGTAGCCACGCCGGGGCGAAAGGCGCGAAGCCGGATGCCGTGGCTCATGCGGCCGCGCCCGCCGTGGTGCACGCCGTGGTGCACGCCGATGCCGGCCATCCGCACTGGTCCTACCAGGGCGACGCCGGGCCGGCGGCCTGGGCCAGCCTGAAACCCGAGTTCGCCAGCTGCGGCAACGGCCAGCGCCAGAGCCCGATCGACATCCGCGACGGCATCAAGGTCGAGCTCGATGCGGTGCAGTACGACTATCGGCCGAGCCGCTTCACGGTGATCGACAACGGCCACACGGTGCAGGTCAACGTGGCGCCGGGCAACTCGATCGAGGTGACCGGGCGGCGCTACGAGCTGCTGCAGTTCCACTTCCACCGGCCGTCCGAGGAGCGCATCAACGGCCGGCAGTTCGACATGGTGGCGCACCTGGTGCACAAGGATCCGCAGGGTCGCCTGGCGGTGGTGGCGGTGCTGCTGCAGCAGGGCCGCCAGCATCCGCTGGTGCAGCTGGTCTGGAACAGCCTGCCGCTGGAGCAGAACGACGAGACGCCGGCGCCGGTGCCGCTCGATCTGAACATGCTGCTGCCCGAGGACCGCCGCTACTACACCTACATGGGATCGCTGACCACGCCGCCGTGCAGCGAAGGCGTGCTGTGGATGGTGCTCAAGCAGCCCGCCCAGCTCTCGCCCGAGCAGGTGGCGGTGTTCGCGCGGCTCTACCCGATGAACGCCCGGCCGATCCAGCAGGCGGGTGGACGGATCATCAAGGAGTCGAACTGA
- a CDS encoding division/cell wall cluster transcriptional repressor MraZ, whose product MADFHFQGTSALALDAKGRVTVPARHRESLVSLAGSQLTLTKHPEGCLMVFPRPVWEGFRAKVEALPMAASGWKRIFLGSAMDVEIDSGSRMLISPELRAAAGLVHDVLLIGMGNHLELWDAQRQASAEAAVLQQPMPDVLQDFSF is encoded by the coding sequence GTGGCGGACTTTCATTTTCAAGGAACTTCAGCGCTTGCGCTGGACGCCAAGGGCCGGGTCACCGTCCCGGCGCGCCATCGCGAGTCGCTGGTGTCCCTGGCTGGAAGTCAGCTCACGCTCACCAAGCACCCCGAAGGTTGTCTGATGGTCTTCCCGCGTCCGGTGTGGGAGGGCTTTCGTGCCAAGGTCGAGGCGCTGCCGATGGCAGCCAGCGGCTGGAAGCGTATCTTTTTGGGTAGCGCGATGGATGTCGAGATCGACTCCGGTTCGCGCATGTTGATTTCGCCTGAGTTGCGTGCGGCTGCCGGTCTTGTTCACGACGTGTTGTTGATCGGCATGGGTAACCATCTTGAGCTGTGGGACGCACAGCGGCAGGCCAGCGCCGAAGCCGCCGTGTTGCAGCAGCCGATGCCCGATGTCTTGCAGGACTTCAGTTTCTGA
- the rsmH gene encoding 16S rRNA (cytosine(1402)-N(4))-methyltransferase RsmH, with amino-acid sequence MITAAAVPWQHRTVLLHEAVDALVQRPAGVYLDGTYGRGGHSRLILERLDPAGRLIAIDRDPEALANARSGETRIDDPRFSIHHARFAEFESVLDEAGVGQLDGLLLDLGISSPQIDNPERGFSFRFDGPLDMRMDPTRGQSAAEFLASAPFERIKEVVRDYGEERFADAVAKAIVARREEGRPVQRTAELAALVAGAVKTRERGQDPATRTFQALRILVNAELEEVEQGLNRALARLAPGGRLAVIAFHSLEDRIVKTFIARHAREVYDRRMPYATPAPLLMRAVARIKPGEAEVAANPRARSAILRVAERTDVPLPVVVGRYA; translated from the coding sequence ATGATCACCGCCGCCGCAGTACCTTGGCAGCACCGGACGGTGCTGCTCCATGAAGCAGTTGATGCGCTCGTGCAACGCCCTGCGGGTGTCTACCTGGACGGCACCTACGGACGAGGTGGCCACAGCCGCCTGATTCTCGAGCGCCTCGATCCGGCCGGCCGCCTGATCGCGATCGATCGCGACCCCGAGGCGCTGGCCAACGCGCGCAGCGGCGAGACCCGCATCGACGATCCGCGCTTCTCGATCCATCACGCCCGCTTTGCCGAGTTCGAGTCGGTGCTCGACGAGGCCGGCGTCGGCCAGCTCGACGGCCTGCTGCTCGATCTGGGCATCTCGTCGCCGCAGATCGACAACCCCGAGCGCGGCTTCAGCTTTCGTTTCGACGGCCCGCTGGACATGCGCATGGACCCCACGCGCGGCCAGAGCGCCGCGGAGTTCCTGGCCAGCGCGCCGTTCGAGCGCATCAAGGAGGTCGTGCGTGACTACGGCGAAGAACGGTTTGCTGATGCGGTTGCAAAGGCGATTGTTGCTCGCCGCGAGGAAGGACGCCCTGTCCAGCGCACCGCCGAACTGGCCGCGCTCGTGGCTGGTGCGGTCAAGACCCGCGAGCGTGGTCAGGATCCTGCGACGCGCACGTTTCAGGCTCTACGGATTCTCGTCAATGCCGAGCTTGAAGAGGTCGAGCAGGGACTGAACCGGGCGCTGGCGCGGCTGGCGCCGGGCGGGCGGCTGGCGGTGATCGCCTTCCATTCGCTCGAGGACCGCATCGTCAAGACCTTCATCGCCCGCCATGCGCGCGAGGTCTACGACCGCCGCATGCCTTACGCCACGCCGGCGCCGCTGCTGATGCGGGCGGTGGCCCGCATCAAGCCCGGCGAGGCCGAGGTGGCGGCCAATCCGCGCGCCCGTTCGGCGATCCTGCGGGTGGCCGAGCGCACCGACGTGCCGCTGCCGGTGGTGGTGGGGCGCTACGCATGA
- the ftsL gene encoding cell division protein FtsL, translating into MMRLNVLLLVALLVSAVYLVQTAYHSRQLFVALERERNMARQLEIEAERLTVERRAQATSLRVERVAREQLQMRVATPAVTQYVTDPLIAGAPAAALSGGTP; encoded by the coding sequence ATGATGCGGCTCAACGTCCTGCTGCTGGTCGCGCTGCTGGTGAGCGCGGTCTACCTGGTGCAGACCGCCTACCACTCGCGCCAGCTGTTCGTCGCCCTCGAGCGCGAACGCAACATGGCGCGCCAGCTCGAGATCGAGGCCGAGCGACTGACGGTCGAGCGTCGCGCGCAGGCCACCAGCCTGCGGGTCGAGCGGGTCGCGCGCGAGCAGCTGCAGATGCGCGTGGCGACACCGGCCGTCACCCAGTACGTCACCGATCCGCTGATCGCCGGCGCACCCGCCGCGGCGCTGTCCGGAGGCACGCCGTGA
- a CDS encoding peptidoglycan D,D-transpeptidase FtsI family protein produces the protein MKWLSRLWPGRAPANTARRSPRQQTAVRRNTSLGSGHLQYASSPLLAAKTPLWRARLVVLGVGVGFLVLLGRAVYIQVIGTEFYQKQGESRYARTFELPASRGRITDRHGQILAASVPAPSIWAIPKDFRPDAKQQQALLRLLGMTSRELATRLADNPNFVWLRRQVDESVAAQVKALGIKGLHQQREFRRQYPEGESAAHVVGFTNLEERGQEGIELAFQKELEGRAGSRSVVRDRLGRIVEDIGESREPVDGSDLALALDSKVQFFAYQRVRDAVLEHNAKAGSVVVLDVLTGEVLALANYPSYVPGERQGLSGAQLRNRAVTDTFEPGSTMKPFIAALALQTGRVTPDTVIQTAPGRIHFGSATISDSHPHGLLSVEQVIQKSSNVGTVKMAMQMEPREMWEMFSSVGIGQKPQLAFPGLASGRLRPYKSWRPVEQATMSYGYGLSVSLLQLARAYTVFARDGQLMPVTMLKNEVPAAGVQVFSPEVARSVRHMLNMAAAPGGTAPKAQAIGYSVGGKTGTAHKQEGGSYVSNKYRAWFVGIAPVSNPRIVVAVMVDEPGNGRYFGGDVAAPVFSQVVQQSLRMLGVPPDLEVQPQIVARAQAVKAEEESF, from the coding sequence ATGAAGTGGCTGTCGCGCCTGTGGCCCGGCCGTGCGCCGGCCAACACCGCCCGGCGCTCGCCGCGGCAGCAGACGGCCGTGCGCCGCAACACGTCGCTCGGCTCCGGCCACCTGCAGTACGCCAGCAGCCCGCTGCTGGCGGCCAAGACGCCGCTGTGGCGCGCGCGCCTGGTCGTGCTCGGCGTCGGCGTGGGTTTTCTGGTGCTGCTGGGGCGTGCGGTCTACATCCAGGTGATCGGCACCGAGTTCTATCAGAAGCAGGGCGAGAGCCGCTACGCGCGCACCTTCGAGCTGCCGGCCAGCCGCGGCCGCATCACCGATCGCCACGGCCAGATCCTGGCCGCCAGCGTGCCGGCGCCGTCGATCTGGGCGATCCCGAAGGATTTCAGGCCCGATGCGAAGCAGCAGCAGGCGCTGCTGCGCCTGCTGGGCATGACCTCGCGCGAGCTGGCCACGCGCCTGGCCGACAACCCGAATTTCGTCTGGCTGCGCCGCCAGGTCGACGAGTCCGTCGCGGCGCAGGTCAAGGCGCTGGGCATCAAGGGCCTGCACCAGCAGCGCGAGTTCCGCCGCCAGTATCCGGAAGGCGAGTCGGCGGCACATGTGGTCGGTTTCACCAACCTCGAAGAGCGCGGCCAGGAAGGCATCGAGCTGGCGTTCCAGAAAGAGCTCGAAGGCCGCGCCGGCAGCCGCAGCGTGGTGCGCGACCGGCTCGGCCGCATCGTCGAGGACATCGGCGAGAGCCGCGAGCCGGTCGACGGCAGCGATCTGGCGCTGGCGCTCGACTCCAAGGTGCAGTTCTTCGCCTACCAGCGGGTGCGCGATGCCGTGCTCGAGCACAACGCCAAGGCCGGCAGCGTGGTCGTGCTCGACGTGCTGACCGGCGAGGTGCTGGCGCTGGCCAACTACCCGAGCTACGTGCCCGGCGAGCGCCAGGGGCTCAGCGGCGCGCAGCTGCGCAACCGCGCCGTCACCGACACCTTCGAGCCCGGCTCGACGATGAAACCGTTCATCGCCGCGCTCGCCTTGCAGACCGGCCGGGTCACGCCCGACACCGTGATCCAGACGGCGCCCGGACGCATCCACTTCGGCAGCGCGACCATCTCCGACTCGCATCCGCACGGCCTGCTGTCGGTCGAGCAGGTGATCCAGAAGTCGAGCAACGTCGGCACCGTCAAGATGGCGATGCAGATGGAGCCGCGCGAGATGTGGGAGATGTTCAGCTCGGTGGGCATCGGCCAGAAACCGCAGCTGGCGTTCCCGGGCCTGGCCTCGGGCCGCCTGCGGCCGTACAAGAGCTGGCGGCCGGTCGAGCAGGCGACCATGAGCTACGGCTACGGCCTGTCGGTGTCGCTGCTGCAGCTGGCGCGCGCCTACACGGTGTTCGCCCGCGACGGTCAGCTGATGCCGGTGACGATGCTCAAGAACGAGGTGCCGGCTGCTGGCGTCCAGGTCTTCAGCCCCGAGGTGGCACGTTCGGTGCGCCACATGCTCAACATGGCCGCCGCCCCCGGCGGCACCGCCCCGAAGGCGCAGGCGATCGGCTATTCGGTCGGCGGCAAGACCGGCACCGCCCACAAGCAGGAGGGTGGCAGCTACGTCAGCAACAAGTACCGCGCCTGGTTCGTCGGCATCGCGCCGGTGAGCAACCCGCGCATCGTGGTGGCGGTGATGGTCGACGAGCCCGGCAACGGCCGCTATTTCGGTGGCGACGTGGCCGCGCCGGTGTTCAGCCAGGTGGTGCAGCAGTCGCTGCGCATGCTCGGCGTGCCGCCCGACCTGGAGGTGCAGCCGCAGATCGTCGCGCGCGCCCAGGCGGTCAAGGCCGAAGAGGAGTCGTTCTGA
- a CDS encoding UDP-N-acetylmuramoyl-L-alanyl-D-glutamate--2,6-diaminopimelate ligase, whose amino-acid sequence MALHQLPDVDAALAWLRARLGDAAELRTDSRSVRAGEAFIAWPGHAADGRAYVGAALAAGAAACLIEADGAAAFGFDDERIAALPGLKAATGELAHRWYGEPGRRLALIATSGTNGKTSTAWWTAQALSLAGQRCGVIGTLGVGEPPSRVHPDAQVHATGLTTPDPLTLHRSLRDFADAGFAACAIEASSIGIVEHRLDAAPIRVALYTNFTPDHLDYHGDMVAYWLAKRALFDWPGLQAAAINVDDAQGAVLADELAARGDLDLWTYALHRDARLRATGLHYVDGGLAFTLHEGETDVAVHTHLIGAYNASNVLAVIGGLRALGLPLAQAAALAAEFTSVPGRMHRVRPASPTGAVPQVVVALPQVVVDYAHTPDALDKALSALRPVAHAQGGRLVCVFGCGGNRDATKRPQMGAIAAQLADAVCVTSDNPRLEEPQAIVDQILAGCAGAAHVRAEVDRTRAIEQVLAQAAPEDVVLIAGKGHEDYQDIGGVKRPFSDIDVATAALQRRVTA is encoded by the coding sequence ATGGCGCTGCATCAGCTGCCCGACGTCGATGCCGCGCTGGCGTGGCTGCGGGCGCGGCTCGGCGACGCCGCCGAGCTGCGCACCGACAGCCGCAGCGTGCGCGCCGGCGAGGCCTTCATCGCCTGGCCGGGTCATGCCGCCGATGGCCGCGCCTACGTCGGCGCGGCGCTGGCGGCCGGCGCCGCGGCCTGCCTGATCGAGGCCGACGGCGCCGCGGCCTTCGGTTTCGATGACGAGCGCATCGCCGCGCTGCCGGGTCTGAAGGCCGCCACCGGCGAGCTGGCGCACCGCTGGTACGGCGAGCCCGGCCGGCGCCTGGCGCTGATCGCCACCAGTGGCACCAACGGCAAGACCTCGACCGCCTGGTGGACCGCGCAGGCGCTGAGCCTGGCCGGCCAGCGCTGCGGCGTGATCGGCACGCTGGGCGTGGGCGAGCCGCCCAGCCGCGTCCATCCCGACGCTCAGGTGCACGCCACCGGCCTGACCACGCCCGATCCGCTGACGCTGCACCGCAGCCTGCGCGATTTCGCCGACGCCGGTTTCGCCGCCTGCGCGATCGAGGCCTCGTCGATCGGCATCGTCGAACACCGGCTCGACGCGGCGCCGATCCGGGTCGCGCTCTACACCAACTTCACGCCCGACCACCTCGACTACCACGGCGACATGGTGGCCTACTGGCTGGCCAAGCGCGCGCTGTTCGACTGGCCGGGCCTGCAGGCTGCCGCCATTAACGTCGACGACGCGCAGGGCGCCGTGCTGGCCGACGAACTGGCCGCGCGTGGCGATCTCGACCTCTGGACCTACGCGCTGCATCGCGATGCGCGCCTGCGTGCGACCGGCCTGCATTACGTCGACGGCGGCCTGGCCTTCACGCTGCACGAGGGCGAAACCGACGTGGCGGTGCACACCCACCTGATCGGCGCCTACAACGCCTCCAACGTGCTGGCCGTGATCGGCGGCCTGCGCGCGCTCGGCCTGCCGCTGGCGCAGGCGGCGGCGCTGGCGGCCGAATTCACCTCGGTGCCCGGGCGCATGCACAGAGTCCGGCCGGCAAGCCCGACCGGCGCTGTGCCGCAGGTCGTGGTCGCTCTACCGCAGGTGGTCGTCGATTACGCCCACACGCCCGATGCGCTCGACAAGGCCCTGAGCGCCCTGCGGCCGGTCGCGCATGCGCAAGGCGGCCGACTGGTGTGCGTGTTCGGCTGCGGCGGCAACCGCGATGCGACCAAGCGCCCTCAGATGGGCGCCATCGCCGCGCAGCTGGCCGACGCGGTCTGCGTCACCAGCGACAACCCGCGGCTCGAAGAACCGCAAGCCATCGTCGACCAGATCCTGGCCGGCTGTGCAGGCGCGGCGCACGTGCGCGCCGAGGTCGACCGCACACGCGCCATCGAACAGGTGCTGGCGCAGGCAGCGCCCGAGGACGTGGTGCTGATCGCCGGCAAGGGCCACGAGGACTACCAGGACATCGGCGGCGTCAAGCGGCCGTTTTCCGACATCGACGTGGCCACGGCCGCGTTGCAACGCCGGGTGACGGCATGA
- a CDS encoding UDP-N-acetylmuramoyl-tripeptide--D-alanyl-D-alanine ligase has product MNTLMTLEHAHALIVRRQPAARLVGDGCQPIARVHSDTRSLRAGDLFVALRGERFDAHDFLPQAQAAGAVAAIAERGLDASGMPGIEVPDSLLALQALAAGWRAEHLLPVIAVTGSNGKTTVTQMIAAILRAWLGDAAHATAGNFNNHIGVPLTLLALHAGHRAAVVELGMNHPGEIAELARIAQPTVALVNNAQREHQEFMQTVEAVARENGCVISALPADGVAVFPADDDYTPIWRELAQPRRVLTFALAEAGVAADCVAQASWAGDHWQARFDTPAGSIDLALGVAGRHNVKNALAACACALAAGCPLDAVQRGLAGFAAVKGRSQVSLLDWGGRQVTLVDDSYNANPDSVRAAIEVLAALPAPRWLLLGDMGEVGDQGPAFHAEVGTLAAQRGIDHFWTAGVLCADAARAYADAVHASHDATLVAHHVSYHGDTAALLQAIAAAGVALPPAASVLVKGSRFMAMEKAVAALREAARHAGEQQDAG; this is encoded by the coding sequence ATGAACACGCTGATGACCCTTGAACACGCCCACGCGCTGATCGTGCGCCGGCAGCCCGCGGCCCGGCTGGTCGGCGATGGCTGTCAGCCGATCGCGCGCGTGCACAGCGACACCCGCTCGCTGCGCGCCGGCGACCTGTTTGTGGCGCTGCGCGGCGAGCGTTTCGACGCGCATGATTTCCTGCCCCAGGCGCAGGCCGCGGGCGCCGTCGCGGCGATCGCCGAACGCGGCCTGGATGCGTCCGGCATGCCCGGCATCGAGGTGCCCGACAGCCTGCTGGCCCTGCAGGCGCTGGCCGCCGGCTGGCGTGCCGAACACCTGCTGCCCGTCATCGCCGTGACCGGCAGCAACGGCAAGACCACCGTCACGCAGATGATCGCGGCGATCCTGCGCGCCTGGCTGGGCGACGCCGCCCACGCCACCGCCGGCAACTTCAACAACCACATCGGCGTGCCGCTGACGCTGCTGGCGCTGCACGCCGGCCATCGCGCCGCGGTGGTCGAGCTGGGCATGAACCACCCGGGCGAGATCGCCGAGCTGGCGCGCATCGCCCAGCCCACCGTCGCGCTGGTCAACAACGCCCAGCGCGAACACCAGGAGTTCATGCAGACGGTCGAGGCGGTGGCGCGCGAAAACGGTTGTGTCATCAGCGCCTTGCCGGCCGACGGCGTGGCGGTGTTTCCGGCCGACGACGACTACACGCCGATCTGGCGCGAGCTGGCGCAGCCGCGCCGGGTGCTGACCTTCGCGCTGGCCGAAGCCGGCGTGGCGGCCGACTGCGTGGCGCAGGCCAGCTGGGCCGGCGATCACTGGCAGGCACGGTTCGACACGCCGGCCGGGTCGATCGACCTGGCGCTCGGCGTGGCTGGGCGGCACAACGTCAAGAACGCGCTCGCCGCCTGCGCCTGCGCGCTGGCCGCCGGTTGCCCGCTCGACGCGGTGCAGCGTGGCCTGGCCGGTTTTGCCGCGGTCAAGGGGCGCTCGCAGGTGTCGCTGCTGGACTGGGGCGGCCGGCAGGTCACGCTGGTCGACGACAGCTACAACGCCAACCCGGACTCGGTGCGTGCCGCCATCGAGGTGCTGGCGGCCCTGCCGGCGCCGCGCTGGCTGCTGCTGGGCGACATGGGTGAAGTCGGCGACCAGGGCCCGGCCTTTCATGCCGAGGTGGGCACACTCGCCGCCCAGCGCGGCATCGATCATTTCTGGACCGCCGGGGTCTTGTGCGCCGATGCGGCGCGCGCTTATGCCGATGCCGTTCATGCGAGCCATGATGCCACCTTGGTGGCTCATCACGTGAGCTACCACGGCGACACCGCGGCGCTGCTCCAGGCGATTGCCGCGGCCGGTGTGGCGTTGCCGCCAGCGGCCTCGGTGCTGGTCAAGGGCTCGCGATTCATGGCGATGGAAAAAGCCGTGGCGGCGTTGCGCGAAGCCGCCCGCCACGCTGGAGAACAACAAGATGCTGGTTAG
- the mraY gene encoding phospho-N-acetylmuramoyl-pentapeptide-transferase — protein MLVSLANWLQGHYPDSFGFLRVVQYLTFRAVMSAMTALLLGLVFGPWVIRRLTELKIGQPVREYGVQSHLVKTGTPTMGGVLILLSIAVSTLLWFDWSNRFVWVVMLVTFGFGAIGWVDDWRKVVQKNPEGMASGEKYLWQSLIGLVAAIYLAFSVSETSNLRVLELFLRWVGSGFSNDLPPKADLIVPFFKSVSYPLGVFGFIFLTYFVIVGASNAVNLTDGLDGLAIMPVVLVGSALGLFAYVTGNSVFSKYLLLPHIPGAGELLIFCAAMAGAGLAFLWFNAYPAQVFMGDVGALALGGALGTIAVIVRQEIVLGIMGGIFVVEALSVMAQVAYFKYTKKRYGQGRRILLMAPLHHHYEKKGWEETQVVVRFWIITMLLCLVGLSTLKLR, from the coding sequence ATGCTGGTTAGCCTCGCCAACTGGCTGCAAGGCCACTATCCCGACAGCTTCGGCTTCCTGCGCGTGGTCCAGTACCTGACCTTCCGCGCCGTGATGTCGGCCATGACCGCGCTGCTGCTCGGCCTGGTCTTCGGCCCCTGGGTGATCCGCCGCCTGACCGAGCTCAAGATCGGTCAGCCGGTGCGCGAGTACGGCGTGCAGAGCCACCTGGTCAAGACCGGCACGCCGACGATGGGCGGCGTGCTGATTCTGCTGTCGATCGCGGTGTCGACGTTGCTGTGGTTCGACTGGAGCAACCGCTTCGTCTGGGTCGTGATGCTGGTGACCTTCGGCTTCGGCGCGATCGGCTGGGTCGACGACTGGCGCAAGGTGGTGCAGAAGAATCCCGAAGGCATGGCCTCGGGCGAGAAGTACCTGTGGCAGTCGCTGATCGGGCTGGTCGCGGCCATCTACCTCGCCTTCAGCGTCTCGGAAACCTCCAACCTGCGCGTGCTCGAGCTGTTCCTGCGCTGGGTGGGCTCGGGCTTCTCGAACGACCTGCCGCCCAAGGCCGACCTGATCGTGCCCTTCTTCAAGTCGGTGAGCTATCCGCTGGGCGTGTTCGGCTTCATCTTCCTGACCTACTTCGTCATCGTCGGCGCCAGCAACGCGGTCAACCTGACCGACGGCCTCGACGGCCTGGCAATCATGCCGGTGGTGCTGGTGGGCTCGGCGCTGGGGTTGTTCGCCTATGTCACCGGCAACTCGGTGTTCTCGAAGTACCTGCTGCTGCCGCACATCCCGGGGGCCGGCGAACTGCTGATCTTCTGCGCCGCGATGGCCGGCGCCGGGCTGGCCTTCCTGTGGTTCAACGCCTACCCGGCGCAGGTCTTCATGGGCGACGTCGGCGCGCTGGCGCTGGGCGGCGCGCTCGGCACCATCGCGGTGATCGTGCGCCAGGAGATCGTGCTCGGCATCATGGGCGGCATCTTCGTCGTCGAGGCGCTGTCGGTGATGGCGCAGGTGGCCTACTTCAAGTACACCAAGAAGCGCTACGGCCAGGGCCGGCGCATCCTGCTGATGGCGCCGCTGCACCACCACTACGAGAAGAAGGGCTGGGAAGAGACCCAGGTCGTCGTGCGGTTCTGGATCATCACGATGCTGCTGTGCCTCGTGGGTCTGTCCACCTTGAAACTCAGGTGA